The genome window GCCGCACCAGGGGGACGTCGCCCAAGAAGACCAGGACCGCCCGGGTTTCCGGGGGCAGGACGGCCAGACCGGCCTTAAGGGAGGCAGAGAGCCCCTCCCGGTAGCGGGAATTGGTCAGGCGAACCACCGGCCGATCGCCCAGGGCCCGGGCTGCCTCGTCCGCCCGGTGTCCCAGGACCACTACCACCGGCTCCAGCGGGCAGGCCAGGACGGTGTCCACTACCCGCTCTAGAACCGTCTTGCCACCCAGAGGGTATAGCAGCTTATTTCCTCCGAAGCGGCGGGAAAGGCCGGCGGCCAGCACCAAGGCCCCCACTCCCAGCGGTCCGGAACCGGTCCACACCTCCGGTGCCTCGTCTTCGCGGACCTGCCCCAAAACGCACCTTTCCGCCCCCGCAGGCAACAAGAGACGCGCCGCCAGGCGGGCTGCCGCCAGGCCTTCCTGCCGCGGCCGGTTGAGCCAGACCGCCAACCGGCCGCCGGGAGCCTGGTTCCGGGCCCGGCGCAGGGCTTCGGTCAGGGCTGCGACCAGGTGGCGGACCTGCACCGGCTCTCCGAGTCTGGCCTCCGCAATTGCCGCCACCTTCTCCGGCCGGTGAACCCACGGGTCTTCAAGCGGCCGGCCCAAGACCTCCAGGCCGGCCAGGGCCAGCACCAGGCGGGTGGATGGGGGCACCACCGGCTCGTGGGGGGCGTAGCCCTTCAGCAACCTGCCTGCCGCACCGTCGGCCTCCACCAGCACCCAGGCGCGGGGGAGGTGGGCGGTTAGAGCGTCCACCTCGTCCGGGGTGAGGCCTACTACCTTGCCCCCGCGCAGGCCCCGGGCCACGAACAGGCGCTTCCCGGCGCCGATCCCGTCAATCGCCGCCCTGACGCCCCGGGGATCGTCCCCGGTGTAGATTACCCGGTCGGCCTGGTCGGGAAGGGGAGGATACATTCGGGTAGTGGTGGTCAGCACCACCGCCTCGCCCCCGGCGGCCAGCTCCCGCCCCAGTCGGTAGACCAGGGTGGTCTTGCCGCCGGCGCCGATCAGGGCAGTCACCCCGGGTTCATTGAGAGCCAGCACTTCACGCAGCATGATAGTTCTACTTGCCGAAGGGGCAGACCGGGAAATGGCATTCCGGGCAGCGGCGGCACAGCCCGCCCACCGCCCGGGAGAGTATGTCCTCGCGGGAGAGGGTCTCCCCCGCCAGCAGCCGGGGCAGGACCAAATCGAACACCGTAGCCGGGTCGTGCATCACGCAGGCCGGCAGCCCCAGCAACGGCACCGTGTCCAGGTAGGCGAACATGAACATGGCGCCGGGAAAGATGGGGGTGCCGCGGGTTACTACCCGGGCTCCGGTCCGGCGGATGCCCGCCGGGGTGGTATCGTCCGGGTCCACCGACATGCCGCCGCAGACCAGTACCATCTGCAACCCTTCGGTGACCATCTGCTGGATGGCCCGGGCGATTGCCTTGGCGTCGTCGGGCAGGTAGAGAACGCGTTCCAGTTCCTGCTCAAAGGCGGAGAGCTTGCCTTTGAGGGCGGGGGCGAAGGCGTCGGCTACGCGTCCGGTGGCGAGTTCGTTTCCGGTTATAATGGCGCCGATCCGCACCTGGCGCCAGGGCTTGACCTCCGCCGCCGGCCCCAGCGGGGCCAGGCGCCGTTCCAATTGGGCCAGCCATTCTTCGCGCACTGCCAGAGGGATGATCTTCACCCCGGCCACCATCTCTCCGGACTGTACCGGCTGACCGTCGTGCAGGGTAGCTACGGCGGCGTCTCCTTCCCGGTTCACCGCCTCCACCACCGGACGGTATACCCGCAGCAGCCCGGGGCCTTCCGCCACCAGGTTGGCCCTGCCCTCCTGGGGAGGGGTAACCTTAAGGCCGGGTCCGGCCAGGGCCTGCGCCAGGCGGCAGGCGGCGTCGTCCTCGTGTACTTCGCCGGCTTCGGGTTCGTAGACGTAGACGTACTCCCTGCCCATGGACAGGAGCTCGGGCACGTCCTCGGGCCGGACCACGTGGCCCCGGCGGAAGGCCGGACCCTTGAACCGCCCGGCCACCACCCTGGTAAGGTCGTGGCCCAGGGCCATGCCTATGCTGTCTCTGACCGGCACCTTCCTGAACATTTGTTTGTGCCCGAAGGCCCTCCTCCCTCCGGCCGCGCCGGCCTACTCGCCCGACAGCGCGCGTCTGATCAGGGTCCTGGCTATCTCCACCTTGTAGGCGTTGCCGCTCAGGGGTTTGGCTGCGGCCAGCGCCTCCTCGGCCGCCTGGGCGGCGATTCCCGGCTCCAGGGGCCGCCCCTTCAGCATTTCCTCCGCGGCCCGTGCCCGTACCGGGCCCGGGGCTACTGCCCCCAGCACCAGGCGGCAATCGGTAACCACCCCGTCTTCTTCCTTCACCACCGCGGCCACGCTGGCCACGGCAAAATCAATGGGCCGGCGCAGGGTGAACTTCAGGAAGCGCTGCCGGGCACCGGCAGGGGGCCGGGGCAGGTCCACGCCGACCACTATTTCGTTGGGCTCCAGGTTCTTGCCCAGGGGATGGTAGAAGTCGGTTACGGGCACCTTTTTCTCGCCCCCGGGCCCCGCGATCCTTAACTTGGCCTCCAGGGCGGCCAGGGCCACGGCGGTATCCGAGGGGCAGACGGCAAAGCAGCGCCTGGCTCCCAGGATGGCATGGAAGCGGTTGTCCCCTTGGGGGGCGTAACACTTGGTGCCGCCTTTGCGGGCGCAGGGAAGGCTGCCGCCAAGCCGGGCCGGGTAGCGGTAGTACCAGCAGCGCACCTCCTGGCACAGGTTCCCTCCCAGGGTGCCCATGTTCCTGATCTGGGGGGAGGCCACGGAGTGGGCGGCCTCGGCCAGGAGCGGGTAGTCTTCCCTTATGAGGGAAGAGCGGTCCAGATCCGCCAGACGCACCAGGGCGCCGAGGTAGAGGCCGTCCGGCCTTTGTTCCTGGACATCCAGGCCGGGCACGGTCTTGAGGTTGATCACCGCCCGGGGGTAGCGGGGCAGGCAGTCGGCCTTTAGCAGGCCCAGAAGGTCGGTTCCGCCGGCATTGAGCACCGCCTCGCCCGCATAGGTCTGAAGCAACTCCAGAGCCTCGGAAACAGATCGGGCATTGTAATGCGCAAACGATCTCATCCCGCCTTCGCCCCCTCAGACCTTGCTTTTCCCAGTGCTCTTAGCACTCTCTCGGGAGTTGCCGGGTATTCCGTGAGCCAGGTGCCGATGGCGTTGGAAAGGGCCATAAGCACCGCCGCCGGGCCGGGGGAGGTGGCGATTTCGCCCACGCCTACGGCGCGGAAGCGGTGGGTGGGAAAGGGGGTTTCCAGAATCACGTGCTCCAGGGGCGGCAGGTCCAGGAAAGTCCGCCACTTGTAGTCGGCCAGGTTGGCGTTGAGCACCCAACCGTGCCCGGGGTCGACAACGGTTTCCTCGAAGAGGGCGCTGTCTATGCCCGCCGAGCCCAGGCAGCCGTTAAGCTGGCCGCGTATTCCCAGGGGGTCGATTACCTTGCCCACGTCCGTGGCGTTGACCACCCGCAGCAACCTGGTCTCGCCGGTATCGGTGTCCACCTCCACCTCCACGAAGCTCATCAGGCAGTTGGCCAGGGTGAAATCGGGCTCGAAGCGGCCGAAGCCCACGATGGTCCGGTCCACCCCCATGGCCTTCCAGGACAGCCGCCTCTGGGGATCGGACCTGACGAATACCTCCCCGTTTTCCGTGTCCAGATCCTCGGGCGCAGCGCCCAGCTTGGGGGCTAGGAGTTCAAAGAGCCTGCTCTTGGCGTCCTCGGCCGCCCGGATCACGGCGCTGCCGATGGCGTAGGTGCCCCGGGAGCCTACCGAGCCGAACTCGTAGGGGGTGATGAGCGAGTCCGCCGGTGCCATGGTTACCCGCTCCGGAGGCAGCTGCAGTACCTCGGCCGCCATCTTGATGTAGTTGCTCCAGTTGCCGGTGCCGAACTCGGTCACGCTGCAGAAGATTACCGCCTTGCCCTCCGGGTGCAGCCGCACCAGGGCCTCGGAGGCATCTTCGCCGATGTCGGCGTTGCCGTGTACTCCCACTCCTACGCCCACCCGCTTGCTTGCGCGGACTTCGGTGGGCTTTAGCCACCCCTTCCACTTCTGTTTCCAGCCGAAGATCTCGGCTCCCTTTTCCATGGCCGCGGTGTAGTCCACACCCCGGTAGGTGTACCAGTAGCCGTCCCGCCAGTAGTAGCCGTCGCCGGGCTTGATGTAGTTCTTTTTGAGGAACTCAAAGGGGTCAAGGCCCAGTTCGGCCAGGGCCCGGGAAAGTATGGGCATCAGAGAGCACTTGAGCTCCTGGCCCCCGAAACCCCTCACCATACCCGAGGCGGCGCGGTTGGTGCACACTACGGTGGGCTTGAGTTTCCAGTTGGGGCAGCGCACCATGATCTGCACCTCGCCCAGGCCCACGGCTACCTGAGCCTGGGTGGTCATGGAATAGTAGCCCGTATCCACGTACCACTTCCCGGCCACGGCGGTAACGGTTCCGTCCCTCTTTAGCCCTACCCTTGCCTGGATGCGGGAGCCGAGTCTCAGGGTAAAGGTGGCCAGGTGCTCCTCCTTGCTCATTACCATTTTCACCGGACGGCCGGTAGCCCGGCTGAGCAGGACGGCGTAACCGTACCAGCGCCAGGCCAGGATCTTCGATCCGAAGCTGCCCCCGCAGGGCAGGCCTATGGTCCTGACCTCAACCTCCCGGTTCAGGGCATGGTAGAGCATGATCTTGTCCTGATAGGGAAACTGGGTGGACAGCCACAGGGTGGCCCGGTTGGGCTCCTCCCAGAGCGCGATTGCCCCGGGCGGTTCGGCGGGCAGGGGATTGGGGAACCCCTGGTAGGCGGCGCTGCCTTCCACTACCACATCCGCCTCGGCGAAACCCTTCTCTACGTCACCGACTACCAACTCCTTCAGGGACTTGGGGCCGAAAAAGGGCATGCCCGGCGTAACCACGTTGCCCGGGAACTCGGAATAGAGCTGGGGCGCATCCGGTTTCAGAGCCGCGTCAACGTCCAGCACTGCCGGGAGGACCTCGTACTCCACCTCGATAAGGCCCAGGGCCTCCCGGGCGACCTCTTCACTGGTGGCGGCCACCAGGGCCACCGCGTCGCCCACGAAGCGCACCTTCTGATCCAGGATGCGGGTGTGGCGCGGCGTGCCGCCTCTCCAGCCGGGAGGAACGTCTTCGTAGGTAACGACCGCTTTGACTCCTTCCAGTTCGAGGGCCCGGCTCTTGTCGATGCGCTTGATAACCGCATGGGCGTGGGGGCTCGGCAGGACCAGGCCATAGAGCATGCCGGGCATTTCCAGGTCGTTGAGGTACCGCACCCTGCCGGTCACCACCTCCACGGCATCGCGCCGCGGTACCGGCCGGCCGACAAACCGGTAGTTTTCACCCACCTCGCTCACCTCCCGGTGTTTCGGGCGGCCGCCTGCACGGCCTCCAGTACCTGATAGTGGCTGATGCAGCGGCAAAAATGACCGGATAGGGCTTCCTTAACCTCGTCCTCGGTGGGATTCGGGTTTTCGTTCAGCAGGGCCCTGGAGCTCACCAGTATGCCCGGGGTGCAGAAACCGCACTGGAACGCACCGTGATCGATGAAGGCCTGCTGCAGGGGATCCAGCTCTCCGGTGTCCGGGTTCTGGAGCCCCTCGATGGTGGTAATCTCGCGGCCGGCACACTCCACGGTGAGCAGCATGCAGGACAGTACCGGCTTTCCGTCCAGTAGGACGGTGCAGGCCCCGCAGCCGCCGTGGTCGCACCCGATCTTGGTGCCCTTCAATCCCAGGGTTTCGCGCAGGGTATGGGCCAGGGTATGGGTGGTATCCACCTGCCCCGGCTGTTTGCCGATCTCCAGCCTGTAGGGTCGGCCGTTCACCGTAAGGGTGATCCGTTCGGCCCCGGCTCCGCTTCCCCGCTGCTCGTAACCGGTCTCGACCATGACTAGTAACCACCCCCTCCTAGAGACTGCCATTCAGTTTGAGGCGATTCTATCATAAGTTCAAAAGGCTCTCAATTACCGCCGGTTGAGCAGCCTTTCGGGATGTTGTCGGCCGGCGGCTACGAGTC of Clostridia bacterium contains these proteins:
- the yqeC gene encoding selenium cofactor biosynthesis protein YqeC — protein: MLREVLALNEPGVTALIGAGGKTTLVYRLGRELAAGGEAVVLTTTTRMYPPLPDQADRVIYTGDDPRGVRAAIDGIGAGKRLFVARGLRGGKVVGLTPDEVDALTAHLPRAWVLVEADGAAGRLLKGYAPHEPVVPPSTRLVLALAGLEVLGRPLEDPWVHRPEKVAAIAEARLGEPVQVRHLVAALTEALRRARNQAPGGRLAVWLNRPRQEGLAAARLAARLLLPAGAERCVLGQVREDEAPEVWTGSGPLGVGALVLAAGLSRRFGGNKLLYPLGGKTVLERVVDTVLACPLEPVVVVLGHRADEAARALGDRPVVRLTNSRYREGLSASLKAGLAVLPPETRAVLVFLGDVPLVRRDTVEAILAAYGRTGAEAVYPTCAGRPGHPVLVDRRRFPDLYSLTGDRGARELRSNGLAVPVEDEGVYLDVDSPEDLEAVRRRIAPPEQAPE
- a CDS encoding molybdopterin-binding protein; its protein translation is MPVRDSIGMALGHDLTRVVAGRFKGPAFRRGHVVRPEDVPELLSMGREYVYVYEPEAGEVHEDDAACRLAQALAGPGLKVTPPQEGRANLVAEGPGLLRVYRPVVEAVNREGDAAVATLHDGQPVQSGEMVAGVKIIPLAVREEWLAQLERRLAPLGPAAEVKPWRQVRIGAIITGNELATGRVADAFAPALKGKLSAFEQELERVLYLPDDAKAIARAIQQMVTEGLQMVLVCGGMSVDPDDTTPAGIRRTGARVVTRGTPIFPGAMFMFAYLDTVPLLGLPACVMHDPATVFDLVLPRLLAGETLSREDILSRAVGGLCRRCPECHFPVCPFGK
- a CDS encoding FAD binding domain-containing protein → MRSFAHYNARSVSEALELLQTYAGEAVLNAGGTDLLGLLKADCLPRYPRAVINLKTVPGLDVQEQRPDGLYLGALVRLADLDRSSLIREDYPLLAEAAHSVASPQIRNMGTLGGNLCQEVRCWYYRYPARLGGSLPCARKGGTKCYAPQGDNRFHAILGARRCFAVCPSDTAVALAALEAKLRIAGPGGEKKVPVTDFYHPLGKNLEPNEIVVGVDLPRPPAGARQRFLKFTLRRPIDFAVASVAAVVKEEDGVVTDCRLVLGAVAPGPVRARAAEEMLKGRPLEPGIAAQAAEEALAAAKPLSGNAYKVEIARTLIRRALSGE
- a CDS encoding xanthine dehydrogenase family protein molybdopterin-binding subunit; its protein translation is MGENYRFVGRPVPRRDAVEVVTGRVRYLNDLEMPGMLYGLVLPSPHAHAVIKRIDKSRALELEGVKAVVTYEDVPPGWRGGTPRHTRILDQKVRFVGDAVALVAATSEEVAREALGLIEVEYEVLPAVLDVDAALKPDAPQLYSEFPGNVVTPGMPFFGPKSLKELVVGDVEKGFAEADVVVEGSAAYQGFPNPLPAEPPGAIALWEEPNRATLWLSTQFPYQDKIMLYHALNREVEVRTIGLPCGGSFGSKILAWRWYGYAVLLSRATGRPVKMVMSKEEHLATFTLRLGSRIQARVGLKRDGTVTAVAGKWYVDTGYYSMTTQAQVAVGLGEVQIMVRCPNWKLKPTVVCTNRAASGMVRGFGGQELKCSLMPILSRALAELGLDPFEFLKKNYIKPGDGYYWRDGYWYTYRGVDYTAAMEKGAEIFGWKQKWKGWLKPTEVRASKRVGVGVGVHGNADIGEDASEALVRLHPEGKAVIFCSVTEFGTGNWSNYIKMAAEVLQLPPERVTMAPADSLITPYEFGSVGSRGTYAIGSAVIRAAEDAKSRLFELLAPKLGAAPEDLDTENGEVFVRSDPQRRLSWKAMGVDRTIVGFGRFEPDFTLANCLMSFVEVEVDTDTGETRLLRVVNATDVGKVIDPLGIRGQLNGCLGSAGIDSALFEETVVDPGHGWVLNANLADYKWRTFLDLPPLEHVILETPFPTHRFRAVGVGEIATSPGPAAVLMALSNAIGTWLTEYPATPERVLRALGKARSEGAKAG
- a CDS encoding (2Fe-2S)-binding protein, giving the protein MVETGYEQRGSGAGAERITLTVNGRPYRLEIGKQPGQVDTTHTLAHTLRETLGLKGTKIGCDHGGCGACTVLLDGKPVLSCMLLTVECAGREITTIEGLQNPDTGELDPLQQAFIDHGAFQCGFCTPGILVSSRALLNENPNPTEDEVKEALSGHFCRCISHYQVLEAVQAAARNTGR